TCACCTTGTTCGCTTTCGTCTACTGGTCTGGTACTGCTAGATGTGTTTTTCTTGAAAATCCGGCATAAAACCCAATCATCAAGCTATACTTCATACCCAGAAAATCGATCAGTAAAAAATTAATTACATTGAATCTACTTATATGGTGATTAAAAGATCTGCCAACATCTATCATGTCTATCTTTCCTGTTTAATGAAATGGTAACATAAATTATGACACGACGAGTaattaaaatttggaaacaaaatcCTTACATAACATTGTTCTCTTTGAAATCATTCCATTTTACTGTTTCAGTTTCATTTTTCCCCAACTTATGTAACATTTCGTccaacaaattttattttaaaaaaacttattgCTTTGGAAAAAGTAAGTTAAGAAAAAGGGAAGAATACCTTGACTTCAGATTACCATAATCCATATTTCTTGATAAGGTAATTTTTTTCCTTAGAAGCAAACTTACCCTCAAAGATCCTTTGCTGCTAACGGGCATTCCAGGGGACTTAAcgttgaaattattttcaagaaGACGATATTCATGCATTATCCAATCAGTCTTAATGCCCTTTGGTGGCTTCCCACAGTAGAAAACTAAAGCTTTCTTCACCCCAACCTTTTGGATCTGATCCTTGGAGGTGAATACGGGCTTGTCCGTGCCCGTGGCCTTCCAATAGCCCGAAGTGGCTGCCCGATTCGGCCGGGCTCCGTTGGGGTATTTTCGGTCTCTCGGGCTGAAAAAGTACCATTCTTGTTCTCCAAAACTCGCCTTACCTAAAACCAAAAGAATCAACGATGTTACACAACTAATACCAAGAGTTAAAGTTAATGGAAAATAGACCATCGATTGATTGGATTGGAGGATTCAAATCGTGAGATATACATCCACATGTACATACACATTACATATAAAcgcatatacatatatatatactaatatACACACATACTTGGAAGTTCCCATGGATCATATTTATAGAGATCAACTTCTGCTATGATTGTGCTTGCGGGCAAAGGCTCGGAGGCAGCTTTTTTCTTTAGATAGTGAACCACAAGCTCCTCATCCGTGGGGTGGAAACGAAACCCTGGAGGCAGATGCGGTTGCCCGCAGCTTGAACTCGGGCTCTCCATCGATATtcagattttctaagaatttatATATGATACCTAACCTGTATTATAGATTCTGTAGCTCTCACTTTTTTTTGGATATAAAAGAGAAGAATTTTCTAAGGTTTATACATTAACCGTGAATGAATACAAAATGATGAACTGCGGTTGCGTAGAACGACTAACCttttatacatacatacatatatatatatatatatatagttttataGAGTAAGCACCCATTGTGGATATCTATGTGATCACGACTGATGACGTCTAGTACATCATTGTGGACATCTATATGACCACCACTGAGATAGTTTAGTATATTAAATAGACGAACGGCACGTCATCGTAACCGATGATCACATAGATATCAACATGAGTGATTATCATATCAAAAATTTATGTACCTTATATATGTACTTACTTACTATTGAATAGACCCGTTTTGTATCTTTTTGTAAGAGATAAATTAAATGTTTTTGGTTTTATATGATTTCTTACATGATTAATACATAAAAACCAGTTAAGGTAAAAATAGCGTAACATCAAAATCGTAGCGACATCATATGCATGATGAAAATAATTGAGTAGCATAAGATATGAGCTAGCAAGTTAAACAGtcatttttatacaaaaaaatttagattttttccagaagaaaatattattaatatatttttacaactgaaaatattttcataaaaataataatggacgCATGTGGGGACCACAAGACCAAAAAAACGGAAAGAGTCTGGTACGCTTTTGATTTCATGTCATGCGTTTATTATGTAACAGTAACGGACAATATCTCATAACCAATGGGTTGGCAGTTCCAAACGGATATATTCATGTATCGATTCGCTTTAGTATGATATCTTGCGGTTTGATGTCCACGTCTGATGACGATGTTGGCGTTAAGTTACAATAACAATCAGTCATGACTTAATTAGCACTTCAATTTTATTCGAAAAATGGTAATTTCTGTTATATACGTCTGTTTTTTTTGTAATTATGATGTATGTTGTTGTCAGAGTTGGATCTTTGtatgtaaatttcaaattttgacaattttcctAGCTTTTTTCTCGAAAGTGCAAATATGAACACCAACTCCTACTCAAGACAATACATAGCTGGTAGTCACATCACCGACGTTGGAAAAAAACTCATAAATCAGTAAtagatactaaaatttgatgATACGTATCAGCAAAATCACAAATAGTCATATATAAAAGACCGAATTTACAAATTTATCATATTATTCAaatattagatatttttttCTATCCAAAAAagtaggggtgtcaaaatgcgacacgacccgtcaacccgacacgacccaacacgaaataaatcaggttcgggttggggtttttcgggttcg
The Primulina tabacum isolate GXHZ01 chromosome 9, ASM2559414v2, whole genome shotgun sequence DNA segment above includes these coding regions:
- the LOC142556705 gene encoding NAC transcription factor 25-like; the encoded protein is MESPSSSCGQPHLPPGFRFHPTDEELVVHYLKKKAASEPLPASTIIAEVDLYKYDPWELPSKASFGEQEWYFFSPRDRKYPNGARPNRAATSGYWKATGTDKPVFTSKDQIQKVGVKKALVFYCGKPPKGIKTDWIMHEYRLLENNFNVKSPGMPVSSKGSLRLDDWVLCRIFKKNTSSSTRPVDESEQGDRSNMEDMFVSIPSQTVGVFHNLNPGTVKPSSDHNFVQDDSGKLICYDMLSGIHSNPHIIYTLSASMPDNIISSQYGIGLESNSGIFSRKDQTMHGANQGINNIDNQIRDNGNDGSDSSSVSLLSQQSHQNPFLKGWDYASS